The Mastacembelus armatus chromosome 4, fMasArm1.2, whole genome shotgun sequence genome segment TGTCTCGTCAATCTACCCTGGTTCACCTGGTCAACATCAGATTGTTTCAGCAGATTTGCATCCACTAGATCTATGACAGACACCTCACCCCGGAGCCCCCGGACAGTTAATGGCATTTTAGGTTCAGGGAGAAGCAGAAGACCTGTGCTTggttcagttttacattttctcttcaAAGATATATAGGTAGTTGGTTGTTGGGTGTCTGGGTCCACATAGCACTCAGGGCAACGATTCAGGGCCTGGTATAGGTCCTCATCTATGAGATTACGCTGTTTAGCGATGTCTTTGGGTAGGAATACACTGAGGATGGGGTCCAGAATACCACCTAGAGACTCTTGAGCCTGAAGGAAACGTAGAGCCGTGTTTTTGTCAATTAATCCCTTGTTCATGGCCTGGCCAACTGATAAAAGGTTTCcagtatttctgtctttgtaacCTACTGCAGCAGCCTCAGCTGCAAACAACTTTGATTCATCCTCCTTATTCACTACTCCTTTGGCACAAGCTTCTTCAACTGTCAGTTTCTGATTAGTTCTGGGGTCAATGATGTGGCCTGTGGCTGCCTGAGCAACCAGTAGCATGTCTGTGCTGTCAGGAGACATAATTTTCTGATTCTTTGCATCTGTAAAGGACAGTTTTTCTAGAGGCCCAGCTGCCACACCAGCAATTGATCCTGTCCCCTTTAGAAAGACCTTCTTATCCACCGACACATCTGGGACAGTTTTCTCCCCCCTTATTAGTTGGTTAAATGTTGGTTTGTCCAACACCCCACAGTCAAGCAACTGCTGTGCTGTTACTGTCTTGCGAACACCATCAAAGATCAGTTTGGAAGGGTCTTGCCTCTCAGTGATTGGCAAAAGAAGCAGACCTGTGTGTGGTTCGAGCTTACACCTTCTCTTCAAAGCCTCATAGCTTGTATCATTTTCCGTATCTGGGTCAAGGTAACAAGTAGGGTTCTGGTTTAGAACATAACAGAAGTTTTCATCCAAAATGTTGTGCTTGATAGCTACGTCTTTAGGTAGGAACACACTCAGATTGGGATCTAGAATTCCTCCCACAGACTCCTGGGCTTGCAGCAAGCGTACCCCAATCCTCTTGTCAATCAGACCCTTCTGCATGGCCTCAAATACTGAGAGAGGCTTGGATGCACTAGGATGCTTGTatcccacagcagcagcctctgcTGCCAATAATCTGTCTCGATCCTTAATATCCACCACCCCCCTGGCACAAGCCTCTTCTACAGTGAGTTTCTGATTGTTTCTGGGGTCAATGATGTGACCTGTGGCAGCCTGGGCTTCCAGAAGCAAATTGGCACTATCATCAGGCAGGAGCATTTGTTTCTTGGCTTCAGACAATGACATTTTGCCTTGGCTCCCCACTACTACCCCAGCAATGGGACCAGTACCTTTAAGGTTGACTTTTTTGTCGACAGACACTTCAGGGACAGTCTTTTGTCCATTCACAAGCTGGCTAAAAGTTGGTTTGTCCAATACACCACAGTCAAGCAACTGGTTTGCTGTGACTGGCTTGCGGACTCCATCAAAAATCAGAGTGGAGGCATCCAAGGTTGAGGACTCTCTAGTTCTCCTCAGCTCAGTCTCTGTGATTATTCTGGTAGTGGTCATCTCATGCATTTCTTTCTGGATGGTTGACAGCCTACTTTTATATGTCTCCTCAAGCTCCCTGAGCTCCCTCATCAGTCTCTCTATCTCACTTTTCAAAgcgttcttttctctctccagatATTCTTTGTCTGTGTCATACTGCCTGATCAGACTCTGCTTACTATCATACTGATCCTTCCAGTAACTTAAATCCCTTTTCACTCTGTCATTCTCCTCCTGTAGACGTTGCTTATTGCGAAGTTCAGAGTCTAGGGACAGCTTAATGCGACCGAGTTCGTCCTCTAACATTTTGAGGCGATCTTTGCCGTTTTCTGACAACTGCAATTTCAGCAACAGAGCATCTCTTTCCTTTACAATATCACTGTACTCAGACTGAATGGACTGCATCATGGCTGTTGTCTGCAAAAAGAAGACAAAGTCAAAATGTTAGTCAAGTCAAAAAACATTGATAGATTTACAGTATCAAGAACCATCTTTTTTTGCATCTTACATCACAATATACAATCATAAAATCTGTGAGAGCAAGAAGTATCAAGAAGGACAGCACACATACTTGCACTGTTCATTTTTTATAGCAACATGTGACTAATAACGAGAGCCACTCACGTCAGCCTTTTGGATCtgcatttgtattcatttaGGAACAGACTAAACCATAAGATGATAAATGTATAACAACTGTAAATCAAAAGTTATTCTTTAGTTATGATAAGTCAGTGATGATCAGTTTAAACCCATAAACAGcaagtctgtgtgttttctgcttggTAACCTTAAGTTAGACATGTACTACGCTAACTGCTAATTCCcttcataaaacatgaaaacaaggCACTGTGCTAATAAGACTGGAAGGTAAAATAAATAGGTGAAggcatttttaaagaaaaaagtaaagtaatcaACATGCAAGCTTTTCCACATACAGATGCATGTGTTTAAATCAGTTTTACCAAGCAGGAGGCAACTACAGAGCATCTACAGCTTTTCCAGCATGCAAGCAAAATTTGCCTACAGACAGTAATAGCTACTTGATTGTTCCAAATTAGAGCTCTGATTTGGAAATCTGAGAGGAGTCCAGGACTAAATGCCAAACTTCCATGTACCTCGGAGGCCTGCTTTTGTATTTTCTCAGTCTCCAGCTtgagtttctctctctctgacgAGAGCTCTGAGACCAGGTTGCGGTAGTCTACATTGCTGCGCTCGCTGGCTTTCAGTTGCAGCTCCAGGGCAGTAATCTGGGAGGACAGCTCATCATTACTTCCCTGTTTAGATCTCACAAGCTCCTCGTTCTCATGTCGGGCTGTTCTCACTTCTTCCTCCAGCTTCAGTCTCTCTTTGCTCAGGGTTTCTGTCATCTCTTTCTGCCTGAGAAGCTCAGCAGAGTTCTCATTAAGGGCTTTGGTCTTCTCCTCTAAAGTTCTATAAAGACCCTCATTCCTGAGATTTGCCTCTTTGACTCGGGCATGTTCCTGGAGTAGTTGTTGCTGCAGGGCCTTCAGCTCTGCACTCAGCTGTGTTATACGTTCTGCAGatgctttgttttgtctcaggcttttctccagctcctcctgcaaCCTCAGAcgctcttcttctcctctcttttctgaAGTGCTGGCTTGTTCGTGGCTCTGGCGTAACGTAGTGATGGTGCTGGTGTACTCTGACAGGGTCGTGGTGCTCTTTTCCAGCTCTGTTTCTACCTGCCTTCTTCTGGCTATTTCTTCTTGGCAACCCTTCCTCAGATCCTCCACCTGGCTCTCCAGGCCATCTCTCACAGTCTGAAGGTCTTTGATGCGCCCCTGTAAGCTGCTCATGTTTTGTTCTAATCTGCTTCGCTCTCTGCTCTCCCTCTCCAGCTCTAACCGTAACTTCTTAAGCTCCTCCTCGTACTCCCCCAGCTGGGTCGCAGCTACTGATGAATTAGTTAGCTTCACCTGCAGCTGGGCCATAGACTGCTCAAGCACACCCTGCCCTTCCTCTATGATTTTTCTCCTGCGGGTCTCCTCCTCTAGACTGTGATTGACATAGGCCAGCTTCTCAGCCTTCTCCTGCAGGGTCCTCATGGCTTCAGCCAGCTCTTCTTTATGCTGGCTGCTTTCctgctctctctgcctcatCAGCTCATCCATACGGTTTTCCAGCTCTCTCCTCCTGCGCCCTTCCTCCGTGATGACAACACGCTGACTGTGAGCTTCCTCCTCCGCCTTCTTTCTTTGCTCCTCAGTCTGACTGATAGACATCCTGAGCCTCCTGCATTCCTCCTCCAGATTCCTTCTGTCTGCCTCCATCCTGTCGTACTGCAGCTTCAGCTCAGTGGTGTCCTCGTCCCTCTGGGCCGCCAGTCTCTGCATGTCTGTGCGACTGACGTGGATCTGGGATTCATAGCTCAGCTTTATGTTATTGATCTCCACATCGCATTGGCTCCTTACCTTTGATAGCTCCTTCTGCAGCTCCTTTGCTTTCGCTGCTTCATCAGCCAGCTGCCGCCGCAGCTGTTCGAGCTCTTGATCCTTAGTGGCCACACTCTTCTCCACCTCTAACTTGGACCAACTGACCGTCTCCAGCTCCTTCTGCCTCTTCCTCAGCACCAACTCATATTCCTCCTGCTGGTGAGTGTAGCGCTCCTCTGCgagcctcctcttcctcttttcttcctcaAGCAAATAGTTGAGTCGTCCCACCTGATCGTTAAGGTCTGACAGCTGGCTCTGAGTGGTGTTCAGGCTGTCCTTGGTGGCACTGCACTGCATTGCAGTATTGCGTTTCACCTCCTCTATGGACAGCAGCTGCTCCTGGGACTGGGACAGCTGTAGCTGGTAGCGGGCCAGAGCATCTTCCAGCGATTTGTTCTTGGAACTGTGGTCTTGGACATTCTCCCTCAGCAAGCGAAGCTCTTCTTCTAACAGGTCAATCCTGGTGTTACGAATCTGAAAAGCAGTCAAAGCAAAGGTGAACGCAGGGGCAATAACACACTCTCGAGCTAGGAGAAAACTGCAGAGCTGAGTGCAGTTTCTGTGGGTTTGTTGCTATAAATAACATGTAATATTATGAGCATGAAATCAGGTTTTTaatattgttcatttttttcaaaagagGCTGGattaatttaacaattataGACTGGGACTATTAATTGGTGGATTTTTTCCCACAGGCCATGGGCAAGATCACATCAAAAgttaaaggaaaaatgaaaaaaacaaaatgtttatttaaaaaaaatataggaAGAGCAAAAATAGTCAAAGAACTACAAAATCCAGAAGCAGTACCTTGAGCTCCTCCATGCTTTTGAGCAACTCTCCCAGGAATTTATAGTAGTCACCAGACAGGGTAAACAATTCCATGTAACGGGTCTGTAGTTGTGTAGCCTGGGACAAAAACTCGAGGATTAATTCACAGATAATTTCAGttcacaaatacatgcaaattGTGTTCACCTCAATCCCACTGATCTAAAACAggacatatttttttctattactgGTGCTTCATAACCTCCCAGACGTTTGGGTTCTACTGGAGTTACCTCCTGATTAAGATCCATTGTCGGGGACTTCAGCATCGTCCTCTTGATGGGGATGTTGAGCAAAGTCTCTAAGCCAGAGGTATAAGAGGCCAGGTCTGTTTCATAATCCTGTAAAGAAACATACAGAAGTCATGAATGCAGGAAAATAAAACGAAATGCTTCAGATCCGGATGTGACTCTCTTACCTTGACCGATCTGACACAGCTGTCATTGTCCTTCAGCACACTGTCCACTGTCTCCCTCTTTGCTTTGATTTCTGTGTTCAGTGCCTTAAAGCAACAACAATATAAGATGTGatacctgaaaacacacatggcTATAGATCCTTGACACAGTAATCAAGTAAATGAAGAGCAATGAGGGGTTCAGAAAGAGACCTTCTGTTTGTTAATGTGGTCATTCAGTGCTTGGACGGTCTCTATCTTGGTGTTCTGCAGGGAGTCTTGTTTCTTCCGTGTAGCATCAATCCAGTCAGTAAGGGAAGTGCTGGTTTGAGTGTAGTGCTGCAGCTGAGGCAGATACAGCTGAAGATCCTGGAGCCTGAGCAATAAAACAGAAGGAGGAAGAATTAAAAAGATAGCACCACACCTTCAGTGTCTTTTTCTGTAGacatgctgaaaacaaaactaactATTAATGTAAATTACTGAGAGTGAGACTAAGAGTGACTTCCCTTTTGCACAATTCTCTAATTTGATTTTTTGGTTtgaggaataagtgggtatagataatggatagttttttggtttctttgttgatttatttgcttatttCAGTGTGGAGACCAGACCAGATACCTGAGATCAACAACCAGCAGCAAGAGAAAACTTTAAAATCTTCAGTTTCCTTGacagaaattatttattatataacaAATCATAAATCATTCAGAAACACAGATTTAGGTCTTGGGTTAGTTGTGTATAAGAGCGACAGATAGCCATACACACCTGGTGTCAATCTGTCCTTGGATTCGTTTCCAACGGTCTGACAGCAGTCCCACCTGCTCAGTGTATTTAGACAGCATCATGTCACACCTGTAGTAGGGCCCACCCACTTGGCTGTTCCAGTGGCTCACATTAGCCAGCTGTGTCTCCATAGAGGCCAAAACATTCTTCTTCAGTTCCAACTCTGCTTTAATACTCTATGTATCAACAACACACAGGAAAGACCAGTCACATCCCTcgtaaaataaagagaaatccCTCAGTAAGAACAGTTATACGacacagtcaaaaacaaaagaacatcACTGGCATTTTGCTCTCTCAGCAGCTTTTCTAATCCAACCCGATGGGTGACCACTGAGCCATGCACTATACTGGTATTCTGTCTCAGCTGCAGCTTGCCAGGAATAAAGCTGAGCAGTGAATCAGAATTGGCTAGAATGGTTTTCACAAGAAATTCTTTCTCTATAGTtgtaaaagatatttaaaattaaaaaaaatatattttccaacTAAAGATAGATGCCATTTTtttgaattattaaaaaaaataaaataaaataccttcAGGGTTGATACATAATCCTGCACTTCACTGGTCGACAGAGAGGtggtttctttctctgtcagtcTCGCTTCATGAACTTTCACTATGTCCTCAACTTGTGCAATGCTCTGCAGCATGTCCCTCAAAGCCTGGAGCCTGATAAACATGAAGAGATGAAGCAGAAATACGTAGTCAATGTCATTCCAGAAGAAAAAGACCAATAcgtatttattttctaaatgatATTGGCAAGCTATATGTAAGAATATCCTCCTGTTCAtttctgaatttaaatgtgTGAGAAAGTAAATGGAGATTAGACATGACACATTTGTCACTCTACAACATTTTCTGAAGGATGATAGTATAGTCGACCCATAGTCTAGCGGAAAAGACAACTTTGACCTCCTGCAGATCTGTATCTAAGCTTTAATTTGAGTTTATAATCACTGGCCAGATCCTAACACTGCGCCCTCCAGCCACAGCAATAAGGTTTTAGACTTATCAAACTTTATTAAAAGCGTCACTGTGCTGCATTCTTTGTGGGCCCATAAAAGCTTTTGATAGTGTTGGTCATATTTTGTTAGACAAGTCACATTTAATAGATTTGATGAGTTTGTTTACGGATGCTTTTACGGATATATTTGTAAATCTCAGGGTCTCTGACAGTCGTTTTAAGTCCAGCCTCTAAAATATTGTTAAAGGTGTCCCACAAGGATCGATACTAGATCAACTGCCATGTAAGACATACACAATATTTCTTTCCAAATTGTCACTGCTATATAAACTTCTGAGACAATTTGTCTTTAAGTTAAGTTAAAGATACTATGACATTATATTATTGGCATCCTTCAAAAGTTTCTTATTATAACACTGACCAGGAAACAATGGGTTATACATACTTTGCTACTGGAATTTTGTTAATTGAAAACATCTTGTGGACATTTTAATttagtgtgtgttagtgtgtttagAGTGTGTTTATTGGCTTTTCTGCCTGAATCAACTTAGTTGTGATATTGTGTGATTTTCTCAGTGAGACTTCCTGAATGAACACAACAAGAGTTTGAGTTTTGTCTGCGCTCTGTACCGCTGTAGGTAAGCTGATGAGATAGACTCCAGACTGCCCAGTCTTTTGTTAATGACTTCGATCTCACTGCGGAGAAACTCGGCTTTATCTGGGTCATTTATACCCTCCAGTTCCTTCAAAATACGCTCCCTCAGACGTAAGTACTCCTCACGCATGGAGTTAATGTCACGTTGCGCCGTCTGccaaaaagacacagaaatacactataagatttgtttttaacaccATATAATTGTCTGTACTTCTAGTCTTTCTGAGCTTGTGTGTCTACCTCTAACTGAGTGATCATGAGGCCACAGTCTTTCACCCCATCATCGCCAAAGCAGATATGAACATGCTGACTCAGCAAGCTCTCAAAGCCTTCCAGCCTGAGTCTGAGCGCATGCAGCTCTGATAAGCTGCGGGAGGAAGAATAGGATGAGGGGATGGAGGAAGAAGTGGAGGACGACCCCTGtttcttcctctcatctctgACCCCTTTCACTGTCTCCTTCCTGATCGTCTGCTCTTTGGTCACCACCTCTTTCTTGGCTTctattttcctctctgctgctttctgcatctctgctctttgtctttcttcttccaTTCTCCTGACCTGTTCTTCAAGCCTCCTGGCCTCTGCTTCTGCAGCAGCTTGCTGTtgatgctgttgctgctgtattataatcagatgctgctgctgctcggcCGCTTGCTGTGCTTCTATTTGTTCCTGTTGCACGACTGAGGGTAGACGTAAAATATGGTTTTAGAATTGGCAGAGAAAGTCATGTGGTCACACAGTGGGTGAAAAAGATATGTGAGATTCAATAACAGGAATGTTGTGGAGTGTTGATTGGCTAATCATTgtgttgacaaaaacaaaagcagctgtgCAACAGCTGAATCAAAAAGAGCTTGGTTTCAGAATGTTACCAGCATTTTCTGATGTTGGAAGGTGTGGAGGAAGGTGGGACTCTGACCTTGTTAAACTGAGAACATACTTGGCCTAATGCATACATGCAGCAAATGGCAGCACCATCAGTGTCACTGGTCACTTAcatgtgtacagtgtgtatgtgtgggggaGTTATAAGGTTAGACACTAAGGTGTAATCATCCCTCACTAGAAATGGAAGGTCCCCAGGTTTCCATATCTGCTGCTGAAACTTTAGAATAGCAAATATGTTGCTGTGGAGCGACACTGTCACTGGATACATGTGGGGAGTTACTCAAAAGTTTCTGCCATTGTTCTAGTGATGAGTCTCAAAATATAGAGACTAcacttcctcttcatcacttcaGAAACCCTGTGctgcttttttaatttctgaCTATGTTACATCTGCAAACTAGTTAAAAGCAAGTTCTGTTTGTCACTGGCTTTAGAGAATACAACAAGTACTTCCCATCGATATTGATTTGGAGTTCTACTGCAGtataaaacacaatatgtaCTGCaccaaaactatttttaaaaaaaatgattatttttgtcATCAGTTTTACCAGTTACTGAAGTTTTAGGTTTTTCTTTGGTAAATTATTCCACATACAGGCCAACAagtaagaaacaaaagcaaagacattCCCATTGCTGAGAACACACTATGATATGCTGTATTATTACAGTGTTGTATATACAgcgttttttttaaatactgactGTAAGTGGGCAGCTGCACCACCAGCTGTTCATAGTGGGTCTGGGCTCCTGAGACCTGGGTCTCCATGCGCCTCTTGTCCTCATCATCAAACATCTGGGAGTTGTGGCAGCTCAGTTTGAACTCCTCAAAGTGATTCTCCAGGTTCTTGAAAATTTGGCGGTAGTCCTCAGGACGCATCTTGGccaactgaaaacacacacacacacacacagacttaggTCTACACCACAGAAACTATGAAGATGCACATTGTACCCGAAACCAAAAGGTAATTATGATTAAGTAAAAAAACTCCAATAACAAGAATGGATCTGTTTGGACAATTTCCACTTTTTGGATATTTTGAATTCTGCATCTTGGCAACAGCAGGGTGCAGAACATACTGGTTTGTAAACATATTGGTCGGATTACGCTGACATACTCATAGTAGTTTTAGTTTCCCACAGAGCGCTGGAGTGCTGTTATTTCAGATTTAATTAGAGGATAAATCCCCTGAGATGCAGCATCTTTTCAAAGGGTTTTCCTGAAGGTTGTCTTGATTTCTCCTGAATGTTGTAGCTGATTTCAGTATCGTTCTGAACCCAGTGGCACAGATGAGATCCCGTGCTGATTGAGGCTTGTTGGGACCTTCCTGTGTGTAATTATCTCTACGAGCAGACACACTCATCTCTGGATGAAAAGCTGAACAAAGTTGATAACCTGAAACACACCTGAGTCATGTCTCTGCTGTGGTTTACCTACAGTAGATCCAATTTGCTGGTCTCATTGGAGaagatttacatttcacatgcagTGTGCACCTTCTCCATGGGCGACTAAATGAATACATTCATGGAAGACAAGCGAGACTGATTTCAGAGTTTCTTCGTCACTTACCATGGTCATGGTGAGGGAGTTGATGTGTTTGATATCCAGGAGACAGTACTGCCAGGCAATGAGACTCTTAACGTTGATGTACAGCTGATTCCAGATCGCCAGGATGGCCTCGTAGTACTGTTCATTCCTTtaaacagcacagaggagaaTATCATCTCTTCACTCATAATAACAGGGTTTCCCCAGTTTCCCTTCAGACAACGTTCATCCATCCCTGACCTGGAGTTATGTGACGTGTCAGaaccagaaacaaacatttttttggtCTTACTTTTTGGCCAGGCTGACGCTGAGTGGATTAGGAGGAGGCACGATCAGACACACAGAGGGCACCAACATATCCAGTCCCCCGGGGCCAGTCACATCCCACTTACTGCGCTGACTGTTGTCCTTCAGGATGGCCTCATTGTCCTTACAGATCACCTTCTGTAAAGCCCCATTGAAAAAGTACTTTagtcataaacacacaaacacaaatttgtcTTCGGTTCATTACGATTTTAAAGGATCGAGATCTTAAAGACTTGAGGGAATTGTGCTACAGATGGATCcctacatatactgtatgaatatAAATCACTCTGAATGGGCACATGCTGTCACCGTTCAGGTCATagatatacagtgtgtgtgtgtgtgtgtgtgtgtgtgtgtgtgtgtgtgtgtgtgtgtgtgtgtgtgagagagactgtGACATGAGCTTCGGGCATCAGACCTGGTCTTGTTTGAAATCACACAGAGCTTTGACGATGACCGggctgctgctcttctcctcaGGGTTTCTGGGTTTCAGCCTGACAATGCTCTTTGACTTGTTGACCAGATGTTGAACCTGCCTTTTGTTTTCCATaatcttctccctctctctctggagATACATAAAAAAAAGAGCTGGTTTGCAGActgataataaaacagaaaaaaacctccaaagTCCAATAAAGAGCCGATGAacacaaatgcaataaaactaaaatacaaaaagacaaaagaacatTCTCTCTCTGCAGAGCTGTCCTGCAGAATGAGCCCCTAAGATTCCTGCTTGTCACTTTATCGCGTTGCCTGAGATGTGACATTTTACAGCCACAGCAAAAAGCcccaaaaaaacacaatgaatctaaaaaaataatttgaaatcaCCCAAGATCAGAAATCATCCGCAGTGACGCTGACGTACCTCCAGTCCcctcagcagctccagcaggtTCTCCAGAGACGTGTTCTTGTCACAGGTGAACTTTTTCCGGATCGTCTCATGTTCCTTCTGCAGGGTGCTGTATGTCTCATTAGCCTCTTTAAAGAActatcacaaaacacaaagcaggatGAGTAATGATGATCACCAGAGATGAGACATGACAGAGCCTGATTAATCACAGGTTCCTTTTGCTAATGTGAGGAGGAAAGCAGCATCTGTCagagtgtttttcatttcaacactgGGGGCatagtgttttttaaaacatgacacCCTCTGGCTTTAATTAGAGCAGATTTTCATGTTGGGAACAACGTTTTCATTATTGAGGAAGAAGAAATTTCAGTGCGTGCAGGTCTGCTGTTCAAACACCTGGCTATGGATCTGTCTTATCCAACGAGCTCTATACAACACTGAATTACTGTCAAAATGGATCTGGAAAACCTGGTAGCAATCAGGTGTCAATTTGCACATCTGGCAAACACATTCATTAATtaggatttgtgtttttgctgcatgGGGAATATTCAGTGTGTTAGTCACCTGAGGGGgatattcagcttttttgttGCTAAATGCTTCACAGTGCAATCAGCTGAAACTTGTTACAAGTTCAGTAAAGCTGAGTGTCCTTTCACCAGCAGCAACAACCTTTAAACTACATGCAATCATCTCATCAGCTGTTAACGTAAAAATCCTTATCTGAGCAGTTTTCTTCGTGTTACCTGGCTGTACGCTGCGTTTTCCTTCAGATGAATATCAATGCATTTCGTAATCTGCAGCAGCCAGCTCCACTGCGTCTGCAGGGTGTCTTGGTAAGCCTAGAAAACGCACAGAAGCTTAGAATACCGAAAATCCATAAAAGAGCAGGGCTCCTGCTTGGACGCATATAAATGCATGTGAGCGTTGTGTATTGTTTTGGTAAGTGCACTGGTCCACACCTCGATCTTGTCTGAGGCTGGGTGGTTGTTCTTCAGCAACACATCCACTTTGGCTTTCAGTTTATTCAGGTCCTTCTCTTTGTCCTCCAGGGCACTCATTAGTTTCTGTTATATAAGAAGAGGTTTAATCACCGGggacacacacaagcatcaGGATGCAGCTGGAGGAATGCTCTAAGTGGGTGACTGACTACAGCTGCCAAAATCTAATCTACCACAGATAATTGCTCCCATATGAAATGCTGATAAActacacaaacagacactgccAAGAATGTTAATTGACCAGAATGAGAAAACAGATTTCTGTAGCAACAACCCTAATTCTCCACCAATTCCcagtgttacagtgtgtgtctcaCTGACCGAGTAGCTCTCCTGCTTCTTGGGGATGTACTGGTCAATGTTCTTGTCGCCCCAGTCAAACAccagttcctcctcctccctgtcgTTCACCCACATGATCGCTGTG includes the following:
- the dspb gene encoding desmoplakin-B isoform X2 is translated as MSMYGSQPALNMSRKSGSKGDLTGWGTYHFERSDGQHGGGNGYDPYMEGYKTISYSKSYSGGGTAGGMGGGMASGMGGGMMSGMGGGMASGMGGGMGSSLSAVHQKAMALQVQCQEYLKKAEYTLQNGGSPSEVERYMAMAKENMEQLKSCAMELRQMGQSNENVVRTLEVCKDQLKGVHMAYTGTLQRKRSTRGSSGGWEEPGRSFSDAIAWIAQQKRLVETASWGDDPAAIEQQLINHQKFHSSIQRSPEVDRAKDDLAKKGDKANLHVLEQEWDNLQQLSFGRAQQLRDLQQIIQQISTAIMWVNDREEEELVFDWGDKNIDQYIPKKQESYSKLMSALEDKEKDLNKLKAKVDVLLKNNHPASDKIEAYQDTLQTQWSWLLQITKCIDIHLKENAAYSQFFKEANETYSTLQKEHETIRKKFTCDKNTSLENLLELLRGLEREREKIMENKRQVQHLVNKSKSIVRLKPRNPEEKSSSPVIVKALCDFKQDQKVICKDNEAILKDNSQRSKWDVTGPGGLDMLVPSVCLIVPPPNPLSVSLAKKNEQYYEAILAIWNQLYINVKSLIAWQYCLLDIKHINSLTMTMLAKMRPEDYRQIFKNLENHFEEFKLSCHNSQMFDDEDKRRMETQVSGAQTHYEQLVVQLPTYIVQQEQIEAQQAAEQQQHLIIIQQQQHQQQAAAEAEARRLEEQVRRMEEERQRAEMQKAAERKIEAKKEVVTKEQTIRKETVKGVRDERKKQGSSSTSSSIPSSYSSSRSLSELHALRLRLEGFESLLSQHVHICFGDDGVKDCGLMITQLETAQRDINSMREEYLRLRERILKELEGINDPDKAEFLRSEIEVINKRLGSLESISSAYLQRLQALRDMLQSIAQVEDIVKVHEARLTEKETTSLSTSEVQDYVSTLKSIKAELELKKNVLASMETQLANVSHWNSQVGGPYYRCDMMLSKYTEQVGLLSDRWKRIQGQIDTRLQDLQLYLPQLQHYTQTSTSLTDWIDATRKKQDSLQNTKIETVQALNDHINKQKALNTEIKAKRETVDSVLKDNDSCVRSVKDYETDLASYTSGLETLLNIPIKRTMLKSPTMDLNQEATQLQTRYMELFTLSGDYYKFLGELLKSMEELKIRNTRIDLLEEELRLLRENVQDHSSKNKSLEDALARYQLQLSQSQEQLLSIEEVKRNTAMQCSATKDSLNTTQSQLSDLNDQVGRLNYLLEEEKRKRRLAEERYTHQQEEYELVLRKRQKELETVSWSKLEVEKSVATKDQELEQLRRQLADEAAKAKELQKELSKVRSQCDVEINNIKLSYESQIHVSRTDMQRLAAQRDEDTTELKLQYDRMEADRRNLEEECRRLRMSISQTEEQRKKAEEEAHSQRVVITEEGRRRRELENRMDELMRQREQESSQHKEELAEAMRTLQEKAEKLAYVNHSLEEETRRRKIIEEGQGVLEQSMAQLQVKLTNSSVAATQLGEYEEELKKLRLELERESRERSRLEQNMSSLQGRIKDLQTVRDGLESQVEDLRKGCQEEIARRRQVETELEKSTTTLSEYTSTITTLRQSHEQASTSEKRGEEERLRLQEELEKSLRQNKASAERITQLSAELKALQQQLLQEHARVKEANLRNEGLYRTLEEKTKALNENSAELLRQKEMTETLSKERLKLEEEVRTARHENEELVRSKQGSNDELSSQITALELQLKASERSNVDYRNLVSELSSEREKLKLETEKIQKQASETTAMMQSIQSEYSDIVKERDALLLKLQLSENGKDRLKMLEDELGRIKLSLDSELRNKQRLQEENDRVKRDLSYWKDQYDSKQSLIRQYDTDKEYLEREKNALKSEIERLMRELRELEETYKSRLSTIQKEMHEMTTTRIITETELRRTRESSTLDASTLIFDGVRKPVTANQLLDCGVLDKPTFSQLVNGQKTVPEVSVDKKVNLKGTGPIAGVVVGSQGKMSLSEAKKQMLLPDDSANLLLEAQAATGHIIDPRNNQKLTVEEACARGVVDIKDRDRLLAAEAAAVGYKHPSASKPLSVFEAMQKGLIDKRIGVRLLQAQESVGGILDPNLSVFLPKDVAIKHNILDENFCYVLNQNPTCYLDPDTENDTSYEALKRRCKLEPHTGLLLLPITERQDPSKLIFDGVRKTVTAQQLLDCGVLDKPTFNQLIRGEKTVPDVSVDKKVFLKGTGSIAGVAAGPLEKLSFTDAKNQKIMSPDSTDMLLVAQAATGHIIDPRTNQKLTVEEACAKGVVNKEDESKLFAAEAAAVGYKDRNTGNLLSVGQAMNKGLIDKNTALRFLQAQESLGGILDPILSVFLPKDIAKQRNLIDEDLYQALNRCPECYVDPDTQQPTTYISLKRKCKTEPSTGLLLLPEPKMPLTVRGLRGEVSVIDLVDANLLKQSDVDQVNQGRLTRQDIEDRLRSYLRGSTCIAGVYDEANDKVIPIYQAMKDGLLRRGTTLELLEAQAASGFMVDPINNLYLTVSDAYSKNLFGPEFKDSLLAAESAVTGYKTPGTNKIISLFQAMEKGLIEKGHGIRLLQAQIASGGIIDPEHSHRIDVNVAYKRGYFNEAINKILTDEGDETKGFFDPNTDENLTYLQLKKRCITDKKTGLILLPIMNKKKQESTQKNTTRKRRVLIVDPETNREMTVREAYDKKFIDYDTYLELSQQECEWDEITITAPDGSVKFVIIDRKTGRQYDISELLEKKVIDQSVLDKYRSHVITLTEFADIITNKTTHGSFSSSTARPMASSSTSSSSTSRKSETSSASSSVLPRPLSPSLAKMTTTRTTTVTERSSTISSVSQDLPGSLKHISSVSVNLPSQEPVGAIFDTENVEKISITEALNRGLVDAITAQRLLEAQACTGGIINPANGRRLSIQEASRLGIINDEMATKLKPAQKAYLGFEDVKTKKKMSVAQAMKEMWVPYEAGQRFMEFQFVTGGLYDPEMECRRTLEDALKMGWLDERAALKLQDIKSHAKNLTCPKSKLKISYKEALDNSLVEESTGVRMLQASSVSSRGISSPYNVSSAPGSTTGSRSGSRQGSRRSSVDLSSPSSSLTGHYSYSFTSFSSTR